Genomic segment of Arachis hypogaea cultivar Tifrunner chromosome 11, arahy.Tifrunner.gnm2.J5K5, whole genome shotgun sequence:
AcacatctaaaaataatatttaaaaaataataaaaaattaatttaaatagtttaaatttattttatttaaaattttaaattatttaaacttactttttatttaaaaatttaaatatttttattatctcaCTAGCATTACCTTCAAAAGATGAGAGTTCTAGAAGGGCGTGGCGTCTATACTCTATACATTTTGATCTAACTTGAAATGCCACCGCATTCTGCATCTGGTTTTGCGTTCAATACTTccctataatttattttataagtatgtAAACATTCAATGTTAACGGAACAGAACgccttctttgaatttcaatgcTTTCGAAATAGCAATGTTTGACAACGAGTCAGCACGTACATAACTTCACATACACACCATCCCCTCCTCATTTCCCCCATTATATGCCTATAAATAGAACCCACTCCTCTCTTCATCAACCACATTACCACACACTACAAAGCTAACCTCACTTATTACCATCTACTTCTCATTCCTTCCCTTAGCTTCTTAATTCACAGTCATGGCCGTCTTCACTTTCGAGGATGAAATCACCTCCCCCCTGCCCCCCGCCAAGCTTTACAATGCCATGAAGGATGCCGACTCCCTCACCCCTAAGATTATTGATGACGTCAAGAGTGTTGAAATCGTTGAGGGAAACGGTGGTCCTGGAACCATCAAGAAACTCACCATTGTCGAGGGTCAGTAACTATTCATTTCAGTAAACATACATACTATATGTGTGATAATAATTATGTGTTGtgaattgtaataataataatgatatatatgCAGATGGAGAAACCAAGTTTATCTTGCACAAGGTGGAGGCAATAGATGAGGCTAACTATGCATACAACTACAGCGTTGTTGGAGGAGTGGCGCTGCCTCCCACGGCGGAGAAGATAACATTTGAGACAAAGCTGGTTGAAGGACCCAACGGAGGATCCATCGGGAAGCTGAGTGTGAAGTTCCACTCGAAAGGAGATGCAAAGCCAGAGGAGGAAGACATGAAGAAGGGTAAGGCCAAGGGTGAAGCTCTCTTCAAGGCTATTGAGGGTTACGTCTTGGCCAACCCTACTCAATATTAGAACACTTTGCTCCATCTTGATACGCAGTTGTGTTCTTTTGAGCATGTTTGTGTGTGGGCATGCTTCAAGTAATTCGTTTTTTctatgtaataagaaaataagtGTTGCTTTCGTTATTTTTTTGCTGTAGCTTTGTCTGGGCTTCatatatatcaataaaatttaatatcaaaGAAATTTGAATGATTATCATACcatctaaatatctttttactCAGTAACTTATTTGCTCAAAAGTCATATTTTATCCCATTTTATATCAAtagtttatatttagattttacgATCAAAGTATAgtattaattagtataattatcaAATTCGGTTCtggataaaaaattataaacccAAAGTAGTgttatatatgtattataatcTGTCCACAGGCGACACTAGTAGATGATGTGATcggttttccatttttttttctgttaaatTGATATATCAAATTAAAGTGGTCTTTCAACGTTGAATTCAAAAAATCACCAAATCCAAATTGTACTAGTCATGGCATTAAGACCAAAGGGTAATATTAGGTAGATAAAAAAACAGtcagaacttgccttatttaatattaattaattgtcgcaacaattaatgaatgctaaataagacaagttatggctgttttttttgttgtttggttaccaaatatttcGAAGACGAAATTGTGTGCCCTCAGGTCCTTGAAACGGAGCCTACCTCTCGCTTTGGTCTTTCTTAGGGTCTCTCAATTGATCCAAGTCATTCTTCTCTCGTCTCCTTTTTAACTCCACTAAAATTGGTTCAGAATCTGATGGATATCATCTAATAGGAAGTCAGACAATGTTTGTATCGGAATTGCTTCATCCACTGTCTTAATTAGCACATTTCTTCCTCCAGCTAACAGGAGATTTTTCTCTTCTAATATTGTGCTTTCTTCTGGATTTTTTTCTTTACTTACGCAAAGGTAATCTTTTTATATCGTTGCACAACTGATAGTAGTCCGAAGTAGTTATCTTGAGCTCCTATGTAGTCTATATTCATAATCTCAGCCACATATTTCCTGATAAGTTCAAGGGGGGTGTTATTGCTAAAGAATATTGCTTATTTTTGTAGATtcactttcttgccatttatgttTTCATACTGCAGGAGCATAAAGAGGATGTTATGAAAGAATTTTGAAGAGGCCTTACGGAAAAGAATTTCGTCATCTGAAAAGAATAAGTGGTTCATTACTGATGGATATCTTCTATTGATGATTTAAATACCTTGATTTGTTTTGTTCTGTCTTGTCTTGTGTACTGTGtggtataaaaaaaaattcttttgtacaagttaaaaagaaataaagttaaaatttcctagttaatttaaaatagaaaaagtagaGGAAAATGTTTTCTTTGAATAACGTAaacaataaattaagaaaaaagttaattttaattttaaaatttaaattttgaattaattaggtTTATTTATGTTTAGTGGACTTGAGATGTAGTCTATTATTTACATAACTAAAAAGTTAacttttcacaaaaataaaataaaaaataataaatactaactcccaaatttaaaaaaaaaaaaatatttttcactaaAATTCATCCTCTCCAACtcataaatcataaaaaatgccACTTAATTCTATAATCTCTTTATTAAGTAAGGATTATATATTGATATTTTTCTTATCTGAgcaatgctagggaaccaaaagggtattagcAAAAAATCAGCCAAATACCTTTGGGTGAATTTAAAATCTTTACGatttaatatatatggatgtttcttctgctaagtatcagaatgtttcttttttatactaaatgaatgttcttttatatattgcaaatgtgaatgtctctatttctttaagaattttatattttttttaaaattttatagatatttaattatttttactaaaatataattgaatatttcttttgttaagtattagaatgttttttttcatattaaatgaatgttttttgAAGATTGACTATTACTCccatattgttgttgttattcagtGGCTCCGCCACTTCCCATATTACCCCTCCCAAACGCCTTATCCAATGGCAGCTGAGCCACATGTCCCTCTTCTTCTACTTCGGTTCCAACACCTTCACCGGATAAGAGTGTGGCTCCGGCCACGTACACCTCGGCATCTACCTCTCCCCCTGGGATCGAAGGTGGACTTCGTGTTGCCCCAGTCGTCATGATGAGGGCCAGGGAAGAAGAAAGTCTCTAGTCTGCTGAAAATCTCATCAACCTTCTCCGCTGACTGCATGAAAGTGAGTTGCTTGGCATCCTTGTCCATTGCACTCATCACGTTATTTTGCGGCATGAATCTTGTTCCCTCTCGCATTTACCTCGTAACACACTATGTGAAGATCATCTTTCCTCTCTGCCACCGCCAAACTTGCCGACGTTGACCTCGGCATCTACTTCTCTCCTGGGATCGAAGGTGGACTTCGTGTTGAAGCAGTTGTTTTAGATGCGCTTGATAAGGGCGTCGCGGAGAGCATGGAAGTCGCCGGCGCTTCTAGTAGCATTGGTGAGAGAGATGTGTatgtgattgttggaggtgggtaggttaatgtaagagagaagagaaatgcttttataagttttaattaggtttacttaattaattttaaattttttaaattttgaatttaaaaaatttaaaattaattattaatataaattaatatgattttgtttaatttttgtctgGTAACTTTTGGTTCATATATTTTTCCTATCTTTAAATTACTTTAAATTCCAAGGTTCTTGACAGCTGTGCAATAAacaaaattatatgatttttttcttaaaaaagatgGATGAACATTATAtaagaaaagaacaaaagaaaatcattaagtccataatggataaatAATTTATCGCCTTCATTATAATTATTGATTTCTAGATAAACAGCTGAAGattgaaatataagaaaaaactcaaaaatagaaAGGATGGAGGTCCGTTTTTAATTCCTTTCATTATACAATAGAGAAAGTATAAGGAGCCAAtgacctaagcgtacaatgtgtacaatgaaggtttggaaagtattagagatattattattagtgttacattgtcctgtcAAGTTACGCTTTTGAGATGAGTGGTTTCAGGACATGGTATAAGAATTCCAAATCCGAAAGGTCAAGGGTTCGAACTTTGGTGAACccaaaattagctttttataacatgagatgtttattatccttgGTATCTGGATAGGTATCCCtggtatccggatggttattATGCATAGTATAGGTGATGTTCATTTGATTCATAAACCAAAGATTTAGTccataatcattagtgttacctttttttaTCAactgaaaggtcaagagttcgagtcttggtgaactccaaaatcaatttaagcttttgggaagatatttattatcgctagtactcagatggttattctaaatagtatgggatatgttcattttataactcAATAGCCCAAAATCTTGTTCCACTAGGCGGAATAAGCTAATTCCTTTcattataaatcataaaaaatattcaacTTATTCACTTAAGTATTAGAATAGTTTTGTAAGTACCTACTTCAGCTCTATGtactttttaaaaacaaaatataactcatttccaaaaaaaaaataagctCAACTTTTTTAAAGTCAATATATACATCCATCACATGATCAATACAAGAACAGAACAAATATTAAATTTGTTCAAAGTATTAGTCTTTTTTCTTCCTAACATTGaagacaatttttttattattattatcattcctAGTCATAGGCATGTTTTATACTTAATAAACAAAAGTATATGAATGAAAATGATACGCATACCTAATATGAAaacaataattttgaaaaataataaaagtttagTTATTTAAACTTGTTTTATTTGATAATTTAGATTGTttgaactaattttttatttaaaaatttaggcCTTTTTTATTATCTCACTAGCATTACTAAATAATGGAAATTCTAGAAGGGCGTGGCGTCTATAAATTTTGATCAACTTGAAATCCAATTGCATTCTGCTCTGCTTCTGGTTTTGTGTTAAATACTTCACTATAATTTATTTCATCAAGTATGCATGAACATTCAATATTAACGGAACAGAACGCCTTCTTTGAATATGAATGCTTCCGAGATAGCAATGTTTGACAATTtaaagcttaaattaaaccagTCTCCAACAATAATTAATATTCTTCAGCCAAGCagcaatggaaaaaaaaaatgaaaaatcaacGAATAACATGGCCGGCGTATCAATGAGTCAGCACGTTCATAAGTTCACATGCACACCATCTCATCCTCATTCGATCTTCATGACCCCATTATATGCCTATAAATAGAAGCCATTCCTCTCTTCATCAACCACACACTACAAAACTAACCTACCATCTACTTCTAATTCTTTTGATTCCTTCCCTTAGCTTCTTAATTCATAATCATGGCCGTCTTCACATTCGAGGATGAAATCACTTCCACCGTGCCCCCCGCCAAGCTTTACAATGCTATGAAGGATGCCGACTCCCTCACCCCTAAGATTATTGATGACGTCAAGAGTGTTGAAATCGTTGAGGGAAACGGTGGTCCTGGAACCATCAAGAAACTCACCATTGTCGAGGGTCAGTAACTACTCAATTCAGTAAACATACATACTATATGTGTGATAATTATGTGTTGtgaattgtaataataataatgatatatatgCAGATGGAGAAACCAAGTTTATCTTACACAAAGTGGAGGCAATAGATGAGGCTAACTATGCATACAACTACAGCGTGGTTGGAGGAGTGGCTCTGCCTCCCACGGCGGAGAAGATAACATTTGAGACAAAGCTGGTTGAAGGACCCAACGGGGGATCCATAGGGAAGCTGAGTGTGAAGTTCCACTCGAAAGGAGATGCAAAGCCAGAGGAGGAAGACATGAAGAAGGGTAAGGCCAAGGGCGAAGCTCTCTTCAAGGCTATTGAGGGTTACGTTTTGGCCAACCCTGCTCAATATTAGAACACTTTGCTCCATCTTGATACGCAGTTGTTTTTTTAGACATGTTTGTGTGTGCGCATGCTTCAAGTAATTGTTTTTTTGTTCTATGCAATAAAAAAGTGTTGCCTTTTCTTATCTTTAGCTGCAGCTTTGTCTGAGCttcatatcaataaaatttagtaTCAAAGAAATCTGATAATTTGAATGATTATTATACTATCCAAATatcattttagtattttaattcgtagtttgtttgctttaattttgataggaaaatatatatttttaatatttttaaaattttaaaaaaattatctctaaAATTTAATTTGCTTCAGTTTTATTTCTAacatttgaaaaaattttcactTATGTCCCactctttatttgtttttaattttaaccttATCCAAACTAATCCTAATGTTAACTCTAATCTTAAATAATTTCTAATCCGACCTTAACCTTAAATTTATAATTCCATATTTCTTCAACCCTTTATCTTATCTCTTCTACTGTATATATCATTGCCAACTTTACTGCCACACCCCTCATTTTAGGAGTCTTCATGGCCGGGTGAAATCGAGTTTGATATGGCTCAGATTCGACCCGAAATATATATTAGGCCTATTTGTTAGGTTCGAACCCGACCATAAACTCGATGAAACCTAAACATTTTCGagccacgattataccggataAAAACTAAGGGAAAACCGGACCGTCAACGTTACATTACTTTGAtatcttcttgtaagctagcttgtgaaaatatctaaattttcaagaaccattatttgacatggtaaaattcacttagaaaaatataacatgaACCAACcgttctctaaaattaaagcataaccacaatcaatactaatattgtctaacaacaccaaatatttaaatcaataaaataacacaatattatgcattagtctaaagtcttatacattttaaacgtaaaacattaacttatagtcttataatgactaataatacaaaatattaagatttacaatgcttaaattctacataagaatagtcatcatccattattaataatacaaaatattaattgtgtaggatgaccgggccaccgggtcgACTCGGATGACCCAAACTATAGCCTGAATCCAACCCGAAATAATAATCGGGTCTATTTTTAAGACCCTTTATCCGACTCTAAACCCattaaaatcacaccaaattagttcCTAAAAGATTTAAAACCGAACCGAGCTATGCAGAGCCCTACCTCATTTTATCATTGTCATAGCCAGTAATGGTGGAGGACAAATGCAGATAGAAGGACGAGTTAGAATATAAACTGTAAACCCAGAGTAGTATTACATATGTATTAAATCTTCCCACACGCGACACTAGTAATAATAACGATGATGATGTGATTGGTTTtctgtgttttttcttttttctgttaaATTGATATATCACATTAAAGTGGTCCATCAACGTTGAATTAAAAAAAGGCAAATGCTAGTAGACGTTAATTTTTtgtgaaaattcaggtgaagtcgactttacgtgaagttgatacttgagactctgagagttgttagataaaaatttagtcatattaatcaaattatctaacagttcttaagtatcaacttcacgtgaaatcgatTTCACCTAAGTTTTCAcctaatttttttctatatatatatagataaacaGGTGtcaaaattttagaatgttgtgGCATGTAAATTGTTACAATTGATGTACTTCAAAAGTCACACTCacacatttatatttttttttatagtaataagACCCACAcatttttaaagatttattttttttgttccaTATTTAACTTTGTTTATTGTTAATCTATCTGCTaacaaaaattaatcactaaGACTAGTAGAAAAAATAaatgtttttaaatatatttattttttattgtcgttattttttatttgcttagtaattaattaataaaaacattcCTCTAAACAAATTCACTTGGTAAAagcacaaatatttttttaaataatgaatcactcttaaaagttatataatttctaaaaaaaatagctGATTAAACATTTTAATGAAATCACTCTTAAAAATTTCTAAGATAAGGAGCATAAagcgaaaaaaaatttataataataaaaatattaaaaatattaaaaaaaagcaaaatctaaaaataaattgaattgataaGCATCGATTTATATGATGAGTTGTACCCTTCAAGAATTGATTCAATTTACTATTCTAAACGCATGAAAACGTAAATCGAAATCAGGGACGGACTTAGAGGGGGCGAGTAGTGGCCTCGACcccccaaaatttaaaaaaactatatttatatatgaaatatgtgtttaaaaaataaaaaaatattatgtaatttagtaattttatatgtattattttttattatgtgatagATTTATATCTTAATTgtttaattcactaatattttttacttaattaatttaatattatacctTCAAGTCTTTGTacattttaaattagtttttatataataatttctatatttatttttaaaaaaatcatctattttttatattaacatatttaatatttatattattatattaataatgacttacgtagttatattttagtaatcacattatgtactttagatattattttcttgtaaaaaatattcatttttttttctaaatttacgtttctaaaaaaaattataaagatatcTTATATCTTGTATTCTATAAAGATACTGTGTCTTTCAAacaactaataattataatttattttcaaatttttttaaatttttaaaagaattaattttaatttataagatatgtgataatttttaactaaacacgcTATGACTTAttggtattttataattttataatgtactattgatattgttatatttcttttatgtaatattaaaaataaaattacaaaaaaaaattataattatatatatatatatatatatatatatatatatatattgataaatcttttaaaaaattaactctaataactatatgttaattatttttatagaatgaaaaaaattatctaaaattcggtccctccatattaaaatttttggatctgTCCCTGATCGAAATCACGTTATTCAATTTACATGGAGGAAATGTAACTACTTATTTCAAATTATTTTGGcaccatgtaattcgaatcatattgattcaaTTTAGTACTATAATAGCTAATTCGAATTCGATTATAtagaatgtgaaaaaaaaaaacgttatttgatttaaaattttcacGTAATATTATTATGTGTTTAATTTATGCACGTGTTATTTTAcccttaaaataattaaaaaattaatttttacgaaaatagaataaaaaaacaaTAGAGACTAACTCTCgaattcaaaaaatcttttttttttaatcaaaatccaTCTTCTTCATCATAAATCATAAAAGGAGCCACTCAAATAAAGACGCTTAAAACgtcttcttttaaaaatatttttgtcacaATTAAATTGGACGAACCGATTTGACCAAAAAATTgatgaatcaaattttaaatcggtctaaattaatattttttataaaaaataaccatAATACCACtcttatagaaaatgactaatatatatatatatatatacttgaaaATCATAAATCTTAACCTCGTGATGCACAAAGAGAAGAGAAGGGttatgatttaggatttttaataataataataataatttagtcattttttataataagaatattatactcattttttataaaaaaaatattaatttagatcggttCAAGATTTAGTTCATTGATTTTATTAGAATCTTGAGGAACAAGATTGAAGAAAGTGCATATGAATGTtagagaatgagagaagaagGTAAACTTGATGGATTGAATATTAGAGAATGAATATTAGAAAATTCTGTTTTTTCAAAGAGTAAAGTTATGATATATATCATATACACAAGCCATAGTAGAAAGACTAATCTACCCTATAACTAATCATAATAGAATAGAAAATTACTTTATAACTTAGCTAATACTCTAATACCCCCCTCAAACTGAGGTACTTGATCTGTCATGTACTTTCAGTTTGGTTCTAAATTTCTGAAATGCTGGCAAGGAGAGAGGTTTAGTTAGAGTATCTGCTATCTGATCTGTTGAAGATATATGCACGATAAAAAGTTCTCTGCGGTTGACTAAATCCTTGATAAAGTGTAAGTCTAGCTCCAAGTGCTTGCACCTACTATGAAGGACAGGATTAGCAGCTAATACGCAAGTGGACTGGTTATCGCAGTAGATGGTAGGTGAGATTTTTTGAGGAATGTGCAGCTCCTCGAGCAACTATCGAAGAGACATAATTTCAGTTTGTGCAG
This window contains:
- the LOC112723216 gene encoding pathogenesis-related protein 2; its protein translation is MAVFTFEDEITSPLPPAKLYNAMKDADSLTPKIIDDVKSVEIVEGNGGPGTIKKLTIVEDGETKFILHKVEAIDEANYAYNYSVVGGVALPPTAEKITFETKLVEGPNGGSIGKLSVKFHSKGDAKPEEEDMKKGKAKGEALFKAIEGYVLANPTQY
- the LOC112723215 gene encoding pathogenesis-related protein 2-like, which gives rise to MAVFTFEDEITSTVPPAKLYNAMKDADSLTPKIIDDVKSVEIVEGNGGPGTIKKLTIVEDGETKFILHKVEAIDEANYAYNYSVVGGVALPPTAEKITFETKLVEGPNGGSIGKLSVKFHSKGDAKPEEEDMKKGKAKGEALFKAIEGYVLANPAQY